A genomic region of Criblamydia sequanensis CRIB-18 contains the following coding sequences:
- the dut gene encoding dUTP diphosphatase, which produces MNKENKFESIVIPVLAEKNVELPFYGSEGAAGADVRAFINEDILINPGDTHLVPTGLRFEIPEGYEIQVRPRSGLAFNHGVTVLNAPGTIDHDYRGELKVILINHGKETFAVKNGMRIAQLIVAPVLRARFIETSNLSPSSRGNNGFGSTGVN; this is translated from the coding sequence ATGAATAAAGAAAATAAATTTGAATCGATAGTGATTCCCGTTTTGGCAGAAAAAAATGTGGAGCTTCCTTTTTATGGCAGCGAAGGGGCCGCCGGGGCCGATGTCCGAGCGTTTATTAACGAAGACATTCTTATTAATCCAGGGGATACTCACCTTGTCCCAACAGGTCTTCGGTTTGAAATTCCTGAAGGGTACGAGATACAGGTAAGACCAAGAAGCGGCCTTGCCTTTAATCATGGGGTTACTGTTTTAAATGCTCCCGGAACCATCGATCACGACTATCGAGGGGAACTAAAAGTAATATTAATTAATCACGGAAAAGAAACTTTTGCGGTTAAAAATGGCATGCGCATTGCTCAGTTAATAGTAGCTCCTGTTTTAAGGGCTCGCTTTATTGAAACGAGCAATCTTTCGCCATCCTCAAGAGGTAATAACGGTTTTGGGAGCACCGGTGTCAACTAG
- the accD gene encoding acetyl-CoA carboxylase, carboxyltransferase subunit beta, producing MGLFSRDKPKIKIQTSKKDSFSGWLKCTNCNELIHANELEKNFSCCPKCDYHYRITVEQRIDLLTDPGTFEVFYEELKSTDPLNFVDTENYPERLKKATENTGHTEAVRVGRGEMNGLPFALAVMDFNFMGGSMGSVVGERITRLIEFALENRLPVIIVSTSGGARMQESIFSLMQMAKTSSALARLSEKKIPFISVVTNPTTGGVTASFASLGDVILAEPNALICFAGPRVIEQTIGQKLPPGAQKSEFLLEHGMIDDIVRRPDLKSKLFTILSCFSAKPEHE from the coding sequence ATGGGGCTTTTCTCTAGGGATAAACCTAAAATAAAAATTCAAACGTCTAAAAAAGACAGCTTTAGCGGTTGGCTTAAATGCACTAATTGTAACGAATTGATTCATGCCAATGAACTAGAGAAGAATTTCAGCTGTTGCCCAAAATGTGACTACCATTACCGTATAACTGTTGAACAAAGAATTGATCTTTTAACCGATCCCGGAACTTTTGAAGTCTTTTACGAAGAGCTAAAATCTACCGACCCACTCAATTTTGTCGATACTGAAAACTATCCCGAGCGTCTAAAAAAGGCGACTGAAAATACAGGCCATACTGAAGCTGTGCGTGTCGGCAGAGGAGAAATGAACGGTCTTCCCTTTGCTCTAGCTGTCATGGACTTTAATTTTATGGGCGGCTCCATGGGTTCTGTTGTTGGGGAGAGAATCACTCGCTTAATTGAATTTGCCCTTGAAAATCGACTCCCTGTCATTATTGTATCCACCTCCGGCGGGGCAAGGATGCAAGAATCTATTTTTTCTTTAATGCAGATGGCTAAGACAAGCTCTGCGTTAGCCAGACTTTCTGAGAAAAAAATCCCTTTCATATCTGTTGTGACTAACCCGACAACAGGCGGGGTTACAGCTTCTTTTGCCTCCCTTGGCGATGTGATTTTAGCTGAGCCTAATGCCCTTATTTGTTTTGCAGGACCAAGAGTTATCGAACAAACTATTGGACAGAAATTGCCACCCGGAGCGCAAAAATCAGAGTTTCTTTTAGAGCATGGAATGATAGACGATATAGTGAGACGACCTGACCTCAAATCAAAGCTATTCACGATTCTTTCATGTTTTAGTGCTAAACCTGAACATGAATAG
- a CDS encoding Fe-Mn family superoxide dismutase — protein MAKKYELPKLPYELNALEPVISSQIMDLHYNKHHLAYVNNLNAALEKYEEAQNKGDLDGMISAQGAIKFNGGGHINHSIFWTNLAPISQGGGEPPKGALLEAINKEFGSLDAFIQEFSAQTGAIQGSGWGWLGYNKKRKRLEIAVCPNQDPLVLQNLIPLLGIDVWEHAYYLQYKNVRPDYLKNIWKIINWKNVEERYAKAQSA, from the coding sequence ATGGCAAAAAAATACGAATTGCCCAAATTACCTTACGAGTTAAATGCACTTGAGCCCGTAATCAGTTCGCAAATTATGGATTTGCACTACAATAAGCACCATTTAGCTTATGTTAATAATTTGAATGCAGCCCTTGAAAAATATGAAGAAGCCCAAAACAAGGGCGATCTTGATGGAATGATTTCAGCTCAAGGAGCTATTAAATTCAATGGCGGCGGTCATATTAACCACTCCATTTTTTGGACAAATTTAGCCCCGATCAGCCAAGGCGGGGGAGAGCCCCCAAAAGGCGCTCTTTTAGAGGCGATCAATAAAGAATTTGGATCTTTGGACGCTTTTATCCAAGAATTTTCCGCTCAAACAGGCGCGATTCAAGGTTCCGGCTGGGGATGGCTTGGATACAATAAAAAAAGAAAGCGTCTTGAAATTGCCGTGTGCCCAAACCAAGACCCTTTGGTTTTACAGAACTTGATTCCTCTTCTTGGGATCGATGTTTGGGAACATGCTTACTATTTGCAATATAAAAATGTAAGGCCCGATTATCTTAAAAACATTTGGAAAATCATCAATTGGAAAAATGTTGAAGAACGTTATGCAAAAGCCCAAAGTGCTTAA